The stretch of DNA ATACCTATGTCTACTGTTTACCTAGCAATATAggtagaacaaagacattgtaccttgagcATTGGACAATAGGTGTCCCAagatctgctgcttttacttggctcaaacctaagatttgattcatgtatcaaagcagatatatatatattacactgtaAAACACCCATGGGAATATCAGGATTATCATATCCAGCAGAATCAACTAAATTGACAAAGGAGCTCAGTTCTCAGAGCAGACCTTAATTTCTGCTTGAGGCAGCAGAGGAGTTATTTGAATCTATAAAGTATGAGATTACTGACTGCACCCTTTGCCGTCATGTGATATGTAGCTCACTGTGCATGTGATGGTGATGTCACCACATtacctgcaatggtaaaactaaatataataaaCAAGCTGATCAGGACTAACTAGTACTGCTACGAAAACATGCATCCTTGTGTTAATGCAGCAGTATCCATTTAAACATCAATTCAGAGTTATGAGTCACAGATTGATTTTCATTCTACTATAAATAGTGTGTGCTTACAGAAACAGTACAGCGTGATCTCGCTGACATACTAATGTAGTGTCTCTGGTGGGTTCCTTCTTATTTGGTATAATTAAGCAATTGTAAAATATGTATCTGTTAACCCCTTTCTTTCCATAAAGTCCATCAACCTTTAAACAATATTAACAGTtgacaaaaacatatatttaaaacatatatacagaTAGTTTTATTGCTACAAAGATTATGCTGTATTAGCAAATGGAGAGGGAAAAATACCACAAATAATCATTTAATCTAGAAAGTACATTTGTATGTAttctttttattctgttttatttatttttttatagttaaacaCGTAAAGCCCTGTACTTGTGGAAGTGAAAGCTTAACTACAAGCCATTCTGCAGCTTCATAAAATTAAACACATGTGAGTGTCTTTATTTAAGATTTTCTTTTACAGAGTGTTTTGAAGTTTGGGTAAATGCTAGATGTGACTGGGCAGAAAGAGCTCTCCCAGTAAAAAGTGCCATGAAAATCAGGAATGTTTTACCTACAAAGGTTGCTTCGTTTGGCAAATGGTATTTGAGCCCAAGTACAGAGACAGAAGAGTTCTTTAACAGACCATAGTCTGTTGCATAGATTTTTTATTTAGTATTAaggaatatacaggtataggatcccttatccagagagctcttaattatggaaggccatctctcaaagactccattttaatcaaataagtcaggtTTTtttagaatgatttccttttttatgtaataataaaacagaaccttgtacttgatcccaactaagatataattaatccttattggaggcaaaacaatcccctTTGGTTTAAGTCatattgatttgattttttttagcagacttaagttatagaaattacagaaagacctcttatctggaaaacccaaggtcccgagcattctggataacgggtcccatacctgtatttgtcttTTTACACAAAATACAATTTCACTTGATGATATAAAATGAGAAGAGTTCTGTGCTTTGTAACCTTAACCAACCAATCAGAGAATCTGTTCAACCTGAAATTTGCTGCTAAAGAATTGCATCGAAAtgccaaaaaatgtgaaaaagaagaaaaaacagaGAAAGCTAAAATTAAAAAGGTAAGCTAATAAATTTCTTTAAAACATGTTTACAATCGGTTCCTTAAAATGTTAAAACCCTCTGACTTGCCATTTTGTTCAATTCGTTCTCATTTCTGTGGGCTGGGGTCAGTTGGGATCTCATTATTGAAATTCTAGTTAATCTTTCTCTTTCAAAATACTTGTTGTTTGTTTTATGTCTATGATGTAAATAGTTTACCTTTTGGATATGTTCTAGGCCATTCAGAAGGGCAATACAGAGATAGCAAGAATACATGCAGAGAATGCAATACGACAGAAAAATCAAGGCATTAATTTCTTGAGGATGAGTGCCAGGGTGGATGCTGTGGCAGCAAGGGTTCAGACTGCTGTGACAATGGGCAAGGTAAGTGCAAGTAGTAACTAAAAGAGATATGGGCACTCAACAGTAGTATGTCATTGttactttaaaaaagaaaatggtgCTATCATTTGCTTTAGAAAACTGCTCCTAATTCTCCCCAGCCATGTACTTTCATTATTGATCAGGAGAGCAGAGACTTTTCATTTGCTTTGATCAGACTGGGCTGGGAGTAGCACAATCCAACCTATTAAAGGATCATGCCACCACCAGCTCAATGTTACTGATGATACTAGCTCTCCTCTCCTAGGAACCTAAGACTATGTTGGGTGTCAGCTGTGGTATATAGTTTTGCGTTTGGGGCAGTTTAGGGACACTTTTATACAGAAAGAATATTATGCCCAGTCTTATTTAGTGTTGTTGACACATACCTATGAAAATGCATTAAAAGTCAGTAttacttttaatatacattacaAGGAAATAAATATTCTACAGGAGTATTTACATACTCTTCTAAAGATAGGCAGGTATTATGAAGAAGCAGTAGTAATCGCTGGTCTGCAACCATGAAATGCTTTATCTACTTTGAAGTTACTACTTTAAAGCAGATAAAGCATTTCATGGTTGCAGACCAGTGATTACAACTGCTTCTTCATAATACCTAGTATTGTGTTATGGCAATTCAATCAGTacacaatattatttttcttgttgTAAGGGCAGTTAATATACTCTTATGATGTGCTTATAATTATTTTGTATCTCAGGTCTATGTTACCAGCTTCAAGTAACAAATTCCATAGCCTGCAAACCTCCCAAGGTCTTCAGTTAGTCTTGGTAGTTGTAAAGAACATATGCATATCCGCATACTCTCTAAATGCTCCTTAATGGCACTTTATTCATTtgtctttttattactttatatcCGCATTTTCAGGTAACAAAGTCTATGGCAGGAGTAGTGAAATCTATGGATACTACTCTGAAGAGTATGAACCTAGAAAAGGTAATATAAATCTTACAAAAGCTGCTTTTTATTACCTTATTTGATTTTCCTCCTATTATTAttcatgaagttttttttttttttcagatctcTGCTTTAATGGACAAATTTGAACACCAGTTTGAGACACTAGATGTGCAGACACAGCAAATGGAAGATACAATGAGTAACACTACCACATTAACCACGCCacaggtaaaaacttttttttttttttttttttaacattacgcATGCCCATGTAGTTAGTTAACTACTATACAGCAATTGAACTGCTAAACGTTTAGCAGTTCCATAGTGTGACTCCATTCTACCTGTTACTGTTCTCTTTTATTACTGACTGGCAGGGTCAAAGAAATACCATGTAAGAGATGTTTTGCTGTGGTCCTGCCTTGAAAGCATTTAAAAAGAAAGATTTTACATACCATTTtatagcgtttttttttttgttttttttacatttacaccaTAGTGGTTAGAGAAAGATCAGTTAGTTATGTATAAATTCAGATCTTGTATGACTAAAACTGCCTTTTGGTGATGGTTTTCTTTCTTGTTTTAAGAATCAAGTGGATAATTTGTTACATGAAATGGCAGATGAAGCAGGGTAAGTACTCATCCTATGAAATGTCTAAAACAAGCTCATGCATGAACATCAAAATCAGATAAATGTGTGTGGCTGTAGGGGGATAAAAAATGTACCTGGTGAAAAGAAGGGATTGTTTAATACTTTTCTCAacaattttgcatttttactGCTTTTAATTGGTTGGTGTTTAAGTGGGATGGGGCCAACTTGTGCTGGTGCAGCTAGGAAACAAACTGTTCATTCTATGGTCTAATGACCTGGCCACAGTTCACAGTGCATACCCCTATACACATCGCTTGGAGTAGACCTAAAGAATATGTACAGTGCAAGTTCCCTCCCATTTGGCTTTGAGAGCATGGTGGAATTATTTACGTCTAGTTAAATTGTAGTTCAGTTGCCTTTGTGCCACCTCTTACATTTCAAGCTTAATATCACACATAGTAAATGAGCACTCTTCAGTCCTATTCTTGATCCAGGCAGTAACtttgggaaatatttattttaactaaACAAAGATGTATATTTTTTCCTTACAGTCTTGACTTAAACATGGAATTGCCTCAAGGCCAGACTGGGTCTGTTGGTACCAGTGTAGCATCCACAGAACAGGTAAAAGATGGTTTCTTTGCGCAAACAAAAATAATAGAGATTTttatgactaaaggtggccatacacggtaagatccacttatttggtgagGGTGCTAAAAGAGCGGATCTTGTCCCTAAGTTGGATGATATTGTGCCAATTTAATCGTTTGGCCCGAGGGGCAAACAATTAAATTACAGTGATGAGTATAGGGTCTGTTggattgaggaccgcatcaactagctaatgcggtccccaatctgacgggaaaatcaaacctgttgaTCGACATCTAGTCTATTTTcagtgggccccatacacgggcagataaactgccaaattgaTGTAAAGGACTTTAATTGGCAAcataaatctgtctgtgtattgcCATCTTAGAGTACACTTGTCCTTCTTGTTTACTTCATATAAAGCCTTCAACTAATGTTcggtttttttctttattaagtggatgttacagtttatttattttttttttggtacaaattaaaccttaaaggacatggaaaggtaaagtcacttgggggtgctaaaatgttaggcacccccaagtaacttaaatcgcctaccttttaccccaggctggtgcccctgttgggagagaacagcaccagcccagggtacctgcagcgcttccttcttcctggttcgtgagtgcgcgcatgcgcagtagagtgaaaagccgaactttaacagagaagtcggcttttcactctactgcgcatgcgcttatcgtatagtcgcagctaaacaaaggaggaagcgcatcgctacaggtactccgggctggtgatgttttctcctaacaggggcaccagcccggggtacaaggtaagcagttaaagtcacttgggggtgcctaacattttggcacccctaagcgacttagcctttccttgtcctttaactgggGCCTGCTACTCCTTGCTGTAGCACAACCACATGTGGCTCATAGCAAATGGTCAATTTTGATGACCGTGGTTCTCTCGGAGAGATCCATATGTATCAAAACACTTATCTTCCCTGCAATTTTCATTCACTTTAATGTGCTGCCTAAAAAAGACACTAATGCTGTCAGACAATATTTTTTAAGTGAATAGGAGGCACCTGCTGGCAAAGAGAGTGGATTGTTTTTATCACCATGGTTCTGTGTAAGATTACTGCTGTGATGAAAACACTCCATGTGCCTTAATACTAAATTAGCTAGTTGATGGGCATTGTTGATTAGCAATACCCTTAAagcttcagtttggaatttgacACAGCTAAGCCTTAAGTTCTCCTTAAACTGATATGAAGGGTGCAAGgatagtttttgtttttatggAGGAAAGTTACTCATAGTGGAGCTGTACCAGCCACAAACCCAGCATATCAGTGTATATTTTTTGGCCTTCtcctgttaaaggacatgtaaactccatatacaaaaatttaattggtgaacagcctcttagaaatatttcaatacctgccacactggttgtccagaggttaatagtaaggctgcaacatctctttaatcacttagatttccttctcctcctgtaacacactcgccccccccccccccctcaggaatttgctttgacttctggcttgtgggcatgcttagttattctaagctcagattactaaacacgcccccaagtctagcagccagtgaagagatggcattgccgGTTCCCATAGAACTCAGCTCCAGCTttctgtttcagttttttttctcctgaactcagctttaccattacagtgctcaaacaaagcagaacttttatcaaagacagttctgtctgtgtgagcctgtattcttgactaaatgtatgctgaataaggatctgtgtgtgtaggctgcttgcagatttaaatgtatctgattatgtatcaggaaAAATGggcaccgggtgaaagctgctatttgcttttggaaaatgtgatggtgctggcaagcggaggggatatatgcagtacaaatgatgccatttgggtgggggagacgtgcccaactgatatacattgtaggcaaatgtaggctttacatttcctttaatattaTTTCTCGCAGAGGAGATTGCAGTTCTTTTTGCCCTTTTAATATTTGTGTATGAAAATTTTCAGTAAAGAAC from Xenopus tropicalis strain Nigerian chromosome 8, UCB_Xtro_10.0, whole genome shotgun sequence encodes:
- the chmp1b gene encoding charged multivesicular body protein 1b; protein product: MSSMEKNLFNLKFAAKELHRNAKKCEKEEKTEKAKIKKAIQKGNTEIARIHAENAIRQKNQGINFLRMSARVDAVAARVQTAVTMGKVTKSMAGVVKSMDTTLKSMNLEKISALMDKFEHQFETLDVQTQQMEDTMSNTTTLTTPQNQVDNLLHEMADEAGLDLNMELPQGQTGSVGTSVASTEQDELSQRLARLRDQV